A single region of the Marinobacter salinisoli genome encodes:
- a CDS encoding DUF4212 domain-containing protein → MSGHSYDAENYWKANLRLIVGSLVVWALVSYGFAILLRPMLAGIPVGGTDLGFWFAQQGSIITFIALIFHYAWRMNKIDEKFGVHEE, encoded by the coding sequence ATGTCTGGTCATAGCTACGATGCTGAAAACTACTGGAAGGCAAATCTCCGCCTGATTGTGGGGAGCCTGGTTGTCTGGGCTCTTGTTTCCTATGGCTTCGCCATTCTCTTACGTCCCATGCTCGCCGGAATCCCGGTGGGCGGTACCGACCTTGGTTTCTGGTTCGCCCAGCAAGGTTCGATCATCACGTTCATTGCCCTGATTTTTCACTACGCGTGGCGCATGAACAAGATCGACGAAAAATTCGGCGTACACGAGGAGTAA